A stretch of DNA from Deltaproteobacteria bacterium:
AATCTCCTCGCGGTACACGGGCAGGTGCTCGGGCACGTCCAGCCCCAGCTTGATCTGCTGCCCCTTGACGCTCAAGATCGTGATCTTGATATCGTCACCCAGATGAAGGCTTTCCCCTGGACGCCGGGAGAGTATCAGCATGCGCCACCTTACAAGTAATTGATGAGACCCATTTTCATGATCATGGACGAGGATTTGAGCACCGCCTCGTACGACATCTGCTGGTTGGCCAAGTCTGTCAGCAGTGAAGCCAAGTCAACGTCCTCGATGGCGCTCATGCGGCCTTTCTGATTCAGCTTGAGC
This window harbors:
- the csrA gene encoding carbon storage regulator, which codes for MLILSRRPGESLHLGDDIKITILSVKGQQIKLGLDVPEHLPVYREEIYRKVHAQNASALELDNNDLMVAATLWIKDTR